Sequence from the Piscinibacter sp. HJYY11 genome:
GTCGGTCAGGCCCTGGATCTCCACCGGCAACGACGGGCCGGCTTCGGTCGCGTTCTTGCCGTTCTCGTCGAGCATGGCGCGCACGCGGCCGTAGGTCGAGCCGGCCAGCACCACGTCTCCACGCTTGAGCGTGCCCGACTGCACCAGCACGGTTGCGACCGGGCCGCGGCCCTTGTCGAGCTGGGCTTCGATCACGAGGCCCTTGGCCGGTGCGTCCTTGGCGGCCTTGAGTTCCAGCACTTCGGCCTGCAGCAGCACCTGCTCCAGCAGGTCGTCGATGCCCTGGCCGGTCTTGGCCGACACGGGCACGAAGGGCGAATCGCCGCCGAATTCTTCAGGCACCACTTCCTCGGCCACGAGCTCGCTCTTCACGCGCTCGGGGTTCGCTTCGGGCTTGTCGATCTTGTTCATCGCCACGACGATGGGCACGCCCGCCGCCTTGGCATGGTGGATGGCTTCCTTCGTCTGCGGCATCACGCCGTCGTCGGCTGCCACCACGAGGATGACAATGTCGGTCGCCTTGGCACCACGGGCCCGCATCGCGGTAAACGCCGCGTGGCCGGGGGTGTCGAGGAAGGTGATCATGCCGCGCGGCGTGTCGACGTGGTACGCGCCGATGTGCTGCGTGATGCCGCCGGCTTCGCCCGCGGCCACACGGGCACGGCGGATGAAGTCGAGCAGCGAGGTCTTGCCATGGTCGACGTGGCCCATCACGGTCACGACCGGTGCGCGAGCCAGCTGCTCGTACTGCGCTTCGACGGCTTCGTCCTCGAGGAAGGCATCGGGGTCGTCCAGCTTGGCGGCAAAGGCCTTGTGGCCCATTTCCTCGACGAGGATCATGGCCGTCTCCTGGTCGAGCTGCTGGTTGATGGTGACCATCTGGCCCAGCTTCATCATCTGCTTGATGACCTCGGAGGCCTTGACCGACATCTTGTGCGCGAGGTCGGCGACGCTGATGGTCTCGGGCACGTGCACTTCCTGCACCTGTTGCTCGACCGGCGCGACGAAGGTCGACTGCGCCGAATCGCCACGGTCGCCGCGGCGGCCGCTGCGGGGCGCACGCCAGCCCGGGCGGGCGCTCGCGCCGGCCGGTGCATCGTTGCGGCCCTTTACGGCACCACGCTTCTTCGCGGCATCGTCGGCCCAGCTCGAGGAGAGCTTTTCCGACTTGATGGATTTCTTGTCGCCCGGCTTGGCGGCCGTGGTCGAGGCCGGCGCAGCACCTGGTGCGGCGGTCGGCTTGTGGATCGTGCCCTTGATGCCTTCCTTGGCGGCTTCAGGCTTGGGCGCCTCGACCGGCTTGGCCTGCAGCACCTTCTTGGGCGCGTTCATCATCGCGCGGATGGCCTGGGCTTCGTCCTCGGCGGCCTTGCGGCGCTTGGCCAGGTCTTCTGCGCGCTTCTTTTCTTCGTCCACCACATCAGCGGCCTTGACCACACGCAGTGCGGGCTTCGCAGCTTCGACCGGCGCCGGTGCGGGCGCAGCAGGTGCGGGCGCGGGCGCAGGCTCGGCCTTCTTGCCGGCAGCGGCAGCAGCGGCCTTGGCCGCGGCGGCTTCAGCCTCGGCCTTGGCGGCGGCTTCCGCGGCTTCGCGGGCGCGCTGCTCGGCGGCCTCGCGCTCGCGCTGCTCCTGCTCTTCACGCAGGCGGCGCTTCTCGGCCAGCTCGGCTTCCTGGCGGCGCAGCAACTCGGCCTGAGCGTCGGCCTCGGCCTGGCGGCGGGCGAGTTCTTCTTCGCTCACGACCGGCGCGGCCGGCTCCTCGGGCGCAGCCTCGTCACGCTTCACGAACGTGCGCTTCTTGCGCACCTCGACCTGGATGGTGCGAGCCTTGCCACTGGCATCGGCCTGCTTGATCTCGCTGGTCGACTTGCGGGTGAGCGTGATCTTCTTGCGCTCGCCGCCGGCGGTGCCGTGCGACGTGCGCAAGAAGTCGAGCAACCGCTCCTTGTCGGATTCGGTCAGCGCGTCTTCGGTCGATTTCTTGGCGACGCCGGCCGATTGGAGCTGCTCGAGCAGCGCCGCTGCGGAGCGGTTCAGCTCGGCGGCCAACTGGGCAACGGTGGTCACTGCCATTGTGGGATTCCTTGCGTGGGTCTTGCGGTGCGGCTGCGTTCGGTGGGCGGGTGTGCGGTCGAGGCGATCAGGTGGTGAACCAGTGTTCACGCGCCTTCATGATCAGCGTCTTGGCCTCGTCCTCGCCCACGCCGGTCAGGTCGGTGAGTTCGTCGACGGCCAGGTCAGCCAGGTCATCACGCGTGTGCACGCCACCATCGGCGAGCTTGGCGATGAGCTGGGGCGTGAGGCCGTCGAGGTCCTTCAGGTTCTGCGAGACGTCGTCGACCTTCTCTTCGCGCACGATTTCCATCGTGAGCAGCGCGTCCTTGGCACGGGTGCGCAGCTCGTTGACGGTGTCTTCGTCGAAGCCTTCGATCTCCAGCATTTCCTGCATGGGCACGTAGGCCACTTCTTCCAGGCTGCTGAAGCCTTCGGCGATCAGGATGTCGGCCACTTCGGCATCGACGTCGAGCTTCTCGACGAAGAGCGTGCGCACCGCATCGCTCTCTTCGTTCTGCTTCGCCTGCGATTCCTCGGCGGTCATGATGTTGATCCGCCAGCCGGTCATTTCGGACGCGAGGCGCACGTTCTGGCCGCCGCGGCCGATGGCGATCGCGAGGTTTTCCTCGTCGACCACCACGTCCATCGCATGGCGCTCTTCATCGACCACGATCGACTGCACGTTGGCCGGGGCCAGCGCACCGATCACAAATTGGGCCGGATCCTCGGACCACAAGACGATGTCGACACGTTCACCGGCCAGCTCGTTGGTCACGGCGTTGACGCGCGAGCCCCGCACGCCGACGCAGGTGCCGATCGGGTCGACACGCTTGTCGTGCGAGATCACCGCGATCTTGGCGCGCGAGCCGGGGTCGCGGGCGCAGCTCTTGATCTCGAGCAGGCCTTGCTCGATCTCGGGCACTTCCTGACCGAAGAGTTCGATCATGAAACCGGGGGCGCTGCGCGAGAGCATGATCTGCGGGCCGCGCAGGGTCGGGTCGACGCCGGTGATGAAGGCACGCACGCGGTCGCCCGAGCGCAGGTTTTCCTTCGGGATCATTTCGCTGCGCTTGAGGCGCCCTTCGACACGGCCTGACTCGACGATCACGTCGCCCTTGTCGAGACGCTTGACGGTGCCGACGAAGATCTTCTCGCCGCGTGCGAGGAAGTCGTTCAGCAACTGCTCGCGCTCGGCATCGCGGATCTTCTGCAGGATGACCTGCTTGGCCGCCTGCGCACCGATGCGGCCGATGGTCACCGACTCGACCGGCTCTTCGATGTAGTCGTCGACCTCGATGTCGGCAATCTGCTCCTGGGCTTCGAACAGGAGGATTTCGGAGTCAGGCAGCTGCAGGCCGGCCTCATTGGGCACCACGTGCCAACGGCGGAAGGTCTCGTAGTCGCCGCTTTCGCGATCGATGGTGACGCGGATGTCGACCTCACCGCCATGCAGCTTCTTGCTGGCCGAGGCGAGGGCCGCCTCGACGGCGTTGAACACGACTTCGCGATCCACGCTCTTTTCGCGCGAGATGGCGTCCACCAGCATCAGCAGTTCACGATTCATTGCTTGTGATCTCCGTCTACTTCATCAGCCGTCGCCGGGCTGCCCTCGTCGGACTGCGCGGCCGGCAGGAAACGCCGGCCCTTGAAGTCCAGTTGGGGCACCAGGCGGGCCTCCTTTACTTCTTGGAGCGAAAAATCCAGGGCGGTCTCGGTCTTCCCGTCGAGGAAGACCAATCGCCAGCCCTCAGGCAGCGCCTCGAGCGTGCCCTTGTAGTGCTTGCGGCCCTGGAAGGCCACCTTGAGGCTGAGCTCGATTTCCTGCCCGGCAAACCGCTCGTAATCGGCCTGCTTCTTCAGCGGCCGGTCCAGCCCGGGCGACGACACTTCCAGGCGCTCGTAGGCGCAACCCTCGACCTCCAGCACGTGCTGGAGCTGACGGGTGACCTTCTCGCAGTCTTCGACGACGATGAACTCGCCTGCCGGGTCATTGGCCACACGGTCGATGTAGACACGCAGCAACCCCTTGGCGCTGCGTTCGCAGTCCACGAGGTCGTAACCGAGCCCGGTCACGGTGTTTTCAACGACGGTTTGCCAATTCAAGGTTATGCAGCGCCCAAAAGCATCAAAGCAAAAAAAAAGGGCTGGAAGAATCCGCCCATGCAGTTTTCTTGCGAAAAGCGCATTGTAGCGGGCACTCCAGGTACCGGCAAGAGCTGGCGTTGTCAAGTCGGCAGGTTTTGCGGGGCTGCCAAGGAGTTGTCACGCGTGGCGAGCGCGGGAATCTGCCCCTGCCTGCGTGCCAGAATCGCGCCCTGACTTTTTTCAACAGTGCGGAGACAGCATGGGATTCCTGGCCGGCAAACGTTTCTTGATCACCGGGGTGCTCAACAACCGCTCGATCGCCTATGGGATTGCCCGCGCCTGCCACCGCGAGGGTGCCGAGCTGGCATTCAGCTACGTGGGCGACCGTTTCAAGGAGCGCGTGACCGAGTACGCCGCCGAATTCGGCTCCAAGCTGGTGTTCGACTGCGATGTCGGCAACGACGAGCAGATCGAGTCCACCTTCAAGGGCCTGAGCGAAGCGTGGCCCCAGTTCGACGGTTTCGTGCACTCCATTGGCTTCGCCCCCCGCGACGCCATCGCCGGCAACTTCCTCGACGGCCTGACCCGCGAGAACTACCGCATCGCCCACGACATCTCGGCCTACAGCTTCCCGGCAATGGCGAAAGCCGCCCTGCCCCACCTGCGCCCAGGCGCCGCCCTGCTGACGCTGACCTACCTGGGCGCAGTGCGCTACGTGCCCAACTACAACACCATGGGCCTGGCAAAGGCCTCACTCGAGGCCAGCGTGCGCTACCTTGCCCAGGCCCTGGGCGACAAGGGCATCCGGGTCAACGGCATCTCGGCCGGGCCGATCAAGACGCTGGCCGCCTCGGGCATCAAGGACTTCGGCAAGCTCCAGGCCGAGTTCGCCGCCACCGCGCCCATCCGCCGCAACGTGACGATCGACGACGTGGGCAACGCTGCGGCCTTCCTGCTGTCGGACCTCGCCGCTGGTATCAGCGCTGAAATCACCTATGTCGACGGCGGTTTCAGCCAGGTGATGGGCGGCGGCGAAGGCTGATCAGAGCTCGTCGAGCGCCCGCGAAGCACCGGCCAGGGCCGGCGACTGCTTGGCTGTGATCACGTAGACGGGAATCGCGGCCAGGTAGTTCTGGTAGCGGCCCTTCTGCTCGAAGGCCGTGCGGAAGCCGGACCGCATGATGCGGTCGCCACCAAGCCGCGGCAGGATGCCGCCGCCGACGTACACGCCACCCAGCGCCCCCAGCGACAGTGCCAGGTTGCCGGCGACCGTGCCGAGCATGCCGAGGAAGAGCGCCAGTGCTTCGACAGCCTGGGTGTTGCTCCCACTGACCGCTGCATCGCTGACCTCGGCTGCGGTCTGCAACGACGCGTCGGCACCATCGAGGCCGCACAAGGCCTGGTACAGGTTGACGAGCCCAGGGCCCGACAGGGCCCGCTCCGCAGACGCATGGCCGAAACGGTCGCGCAGCACGCGTGTCACCGCTTCTTCCCGATCGTTCGTCGGCGACAGGGTCACATGACCGCCCTCGCCCATGATCGGCACCAGACCACCACCGCGTGGCGACGGCAGCAGCCCGGAAACCCCGAGCCCCGTCCCGGGTCCGATCAGCGCCACCGGCGCCCCCGCCCTCGGCTGCCCGCCGCCAACCTGCAGCAGGTCTTCGGCCGGCAGGCTCGGCAGTGACAAGGCCAGCGCCGTGAAGTCGTTGATGACCAGCAGTCGCTTGACGCCAAGGGCCCGCTCCAGCGCGGAGATCGAGAACGACCAATGGTGGTTGGTCATCTTCACCTCGTCGCCGACCAGCGGCGTGGCGATGCCGATGCTGCACGAATGCGGCACCGGCTTGCCCTGCTCCTTCAGGTAGTGCTGCAGCGCCGCCAGCAAGGACTCGTGGTCCTTGCACGGGTAGGTGCAGACCGACTCGATCGGCTGGCCCGCGCTCGCCTGCCAGGCAAAACGCGCATTGGTACCGCCAACATCGCCCAACAGGCGGGGATAGCTCATCTCACTCATCTCGGACGCAATCGACGTAATAGCTGTGGGTGCCCGAGTCACCGTCTTCTTCGACGAGGCCGTGCACGTCGGTGTCGAAGCCGGGGAACTGGGCGTTGAATTCGCGCGTGAAGCGCAGGTAATCGACGATCTTGCTGTTGAAGCGCTCACCGGGGATCAGCAGCGGAATGCCCGGCGGGTACGGCGTGACCAGCGAGGCGGTGATGCGCCCTTCCAGATCGTCGATGGCCACGCGCTCGGTCTGTCGGTGCGCAATGCGGGCGAAGGCATCGCTCGGCTTCATGGCCGGTTGCAGGTCCGACAGGTACATCTCGGTCACCAGGCGCGCGATGTCGCTCTTCGCGTAGGCCTCGTGGATGGCCTGGCTCAGGTCGCGCAGGCCCATGCGCTCGTAGCGTGGGTGCTGCGCCACGAACTCGGGCAACACGCGCCACAGCGGCGCGTTGCGGTCGTAGTCGTCCTTGAACTGCTGCAGCGCGGTGAGCAGCGTGTTCCAGCGGCCCTTGGTGATGCCGATGGTGAACATGATGAAGAACGAGTACAGGCCCGTCTTCTCGACCACCACCCCGTGCTCGGCCAGGAACTTGGTGACGATGCTCGCCGGAATGCCTGCCTTCGCGAACTTGCCCGACATGTCGAGCCCCGGCGTGATGATGGTGCTCTTGATCGGGTCGAGCATGTTGAAGCCGTCGGCCAGGTCACCGAATCCATGCCACTTCTCGCCGGCCTTGAGCATCCACTCGTCGCTCTTGCCGATGCCGGTGGTGGCCAGCTTGTCCGGCCCCCAGACCTTGAACCACCAGTCCTTGCCGTACTCCTTGTCGACCTTGCGCATGGCGCGGCGGAAGTCGAGCGACTCCTGGATGCTCTCTTCCACCAGCGCGTGCCCGCCGGGTGCTTCCATCATCGCGGCGGCCACGTCGCAGCTCGCGATGATCGCGTACTGCGGGCTGGTGGAGCTGTGCATGAGGTACGCCTCGTTGAAGAGGTGCCGGTTCAGCTTGCGGGTCTGCGAATCCTGCACGAGCACTTGCGACGCCTGGCTGATGCCTGCGAGCAGCTTGTGGGTGGACTGGGTGGCAAAGACGAGCTGGTCCTTCGGCCGCTTCCGCGCCCGGCCCATCGCGTGGTACGTGCTGTAAAAGGTGTGGAAAGCCGCATGGGGCAGCCAGGCCTCGTCGAAATGCAGCGTGTCGATGTAGCCGTCGAGCGAGTGCTTGATGGTCTCGGTGTTGTAGAGCACGCCGTCGTACGTGCTCTGCGTCAGCGTGAGGATGCGCGGCTTGACCTTCTTGGCGTCCACGCCGGCCAGCAACGGGTTGGCCGCGATCTTCTGCTGGATGGCTTCCTTCGAGAACTCGCTCTCCGGGATGGGACCGATGATCCCGTAGTGGTTGCGCGTCGGTCGCAGGAATACCGGCACGGCGCCCGTCATGATGATCGCGTGCAGGATCGACTTGTGGCAGTTGCGGTCGACGACCACCACGTCGCCCGGCGCCACCGCGTGGTGCCACACCATCTTGTTGCTGGTGCTGGTGCCGTTGGTGACGAAGAAGCAGTGGTCGGCGTTGAAGATGCGCGCCGCGTTGCGTTCGCTGGCTGCGATCGGGCCGGTGTGGTCGAGCAGCTGGCCGAGCTCGTCGACGCTGTTGCACACGTCGGCGCGCAGCATGTTCTCGCCGAAGAACTGGTGGAACATCTGGCCGACCGGGCTCTTCAGAAACGCCACGCCACCCGAGTGCCCCGGGCAGTGCCAGGAGTACGAGCCGTCCTGCGCGTAGTCGACCAGCGCCCGGAAGAACGGCGGCGCCAGCGAATCGAGATACGCCTTGGCCTCGCGGATGATGTGGCGCGCCACGAACTCCGGCGTGTCCTCGAACATGTGGATGAAGCCGTGCAGCTCGCGCAGCACGTCGTTGGGCAGGTGCTGCGAGGTGCGCGTCTCGCCATAGAGGTAGATCGGGATCTCGGCGTTCTTGAAGCGGATCTCCTGGATGAACTTGCGCAGGTTGAGCACCGCCGGGTCGATGTCGGGGCCGCCCGAGAACTCTTCGTCGTCGATCGACAGGATGAAGGCACTCGCCCGGCTCTGCTGCTGGGCGAACTGCGCCAGGTCACCGTAGCTCGTGGCGCCGAGCACCTCGAAGCCTTCCTTCTCGATGGCCTGGGCCAAGGCGCGAATGCCCAGGCCCGAGGTGTTCTCGGACCGGTAATCCTCGTCGATGATCACGATGGGAAAACGAAAGCGCAGCATGGCAACCCCGGGGTAGGCTTCTTGGAAAAGCGCGAAGTGTAGAACCAGGATGCGACCGGAATACACTGCGCCGACAACAACCTGCATGGAGGAGGAATGGACCTTTCAACGGCGACGTTCTGGTGGGTTCTGGCCGGTGTGGCGATCGCCGCCGAGCTGACCACTGGCACCTTCTACCTGCTGATGATCGCCCTGGGCCTCGCCGCCGGTGCCGTTTCGGCGCACCTCGGCCTGTCGACCAGCCTGCAGATCGCGATGGCCGCCGTCGTCGGCGGCGGCGCCACGGCGCTGTGGCATTGGCGTCGCATGAAGCTTCCCACGTCGGCCCCGGCGGCCGAGAACCGCGACGTCAACCTCGACATCGGCGAGCGTGTGCAAGTCGACGCCTGGAACCCCGACCGCACCACCCGCGTCAGCTACCGCGGCACGATGTGGACGGCCCGCCTGCAGCCCGACAGCCCTGCCCTGCCCGGCACGCACCTCGTCACAGCCGTCGAAGGCAACTGGCTGGTGCTCGTGCCATCGTCCTCCCCCTGAAGGTCTTCAACCGAAAGCGCGCCCATGGAAATCGCCCTCATCCTCGCGGTCATCGCCGTCATCTTCGTCGTCCGCACCTTCAAGATCGTGCCCCAGCAGCACGCCTGGGTCGTCGAGCGCCTCGGCAAGTACGACCGCACGCTCACGCCGGGCTTGAAGTTCGTCGTGCCCTTCATCGAGCGGGTGGCCTACAAGCACTCGCTGAAGGAAGTGCCGCTCGACGTGCCGAGCCAGGTCTGCATCACACGCGACAACACCCAGCTGCAGGTCGACGGGATCATCTACTTCCAGGTCACCGACCCGATGCGCGCGAGCTACGGGTCGTCGAACTACATCATGGCCATCACCCAGCTCGCGCAGACGCTGCTGCGTTCGGTGATCGGCAAGATGGAGCTCGACAAGACCTTCGAGGAGCGCGACGCGATCAACTCTTCGGTCGTCAACGCGCTCGACGAGGCCGCCGCGAACTGGGGCGTGAAGGTGCTGCGCTACGAGATCAAGGATCTGACGCCGCCCGCCGAGATCCTGCGCGCGATGCAGGCGCAGATCACCGCCGAGCGCGAGAAGCGCGCACTGATCGCGGCCTCGGAGGGCCGCAAGCAGGAGCAGATCAACATCGCGACCGGCGAACGCGAGGCCTTCATTGCCCGCTCCGAAGGTCAGCGCCAGGCCGACATCAACCAGGCACAGGGTGAAGCCGCGGCGATCGTGGCCGTGGCCGATGCGACAGCCGATGCCATCCGCAAGGTGGCGCAGGCCATCCAGTCACCCGGCGGCGAACAGGCGGTCCAGCTCAAGGTGGCCGAAAAGGCCGTCGAAGCCTTCGCCCAGCTCGCGCAGAAGAACAACACGATGATCGTGCCCGGCAACATGAGCGAAGTCGCCGCGCTGATCTCGACGTCGATGGCGCTCATCAAGCAGAAGACACCGGTTTGAGTCGGCTAGAATCCGCCGCTTCCGGAGAGGTGGATGAGCGGTTTAAGTCGCACGCCTGGAAAGCGTGTGAGGGTTAATAGCCCTCCGCGGGTTCGAATCCCGCCCTCTCCGCCAGACATGAAAAAGGGCGCCTCGCGGCGCCCTTTTTGTTGGCCCTGAACCGGAGCTCAGCGCACCACGGCGATCTGCTCGCGCTTCTCACCCTTGTAGGTATAGAGCGTCAGCGCGCCGTTCTTCACGTCGCCCTTCTCGTCGAACGAGATGGTGCCGGTCACGCCCTTGAAGTCGGTCGTCTTGGCCAGCTCGGGCAGGTACTTGGCGGGGTCGGCCGAGTCGGCCTTGACCATCGCGGCGACCAGCACGTTCACGGCGTCATACACGTACGGTGCATAGATCTGCACGTCGGTGTTGAACTTGGCCTTGAACTTGGTCTTGAACTCCTCCAGGCCTGCCTTGGCTTCGCCTTCGACACCACCGGCCTCGGCGCACACCACCTGGCCGTCGGCCATCGCTCCACCGGCCAGCTTGGGCAGCTCGCCCGTGCAGATGCCGTCGCCGCCCATGAACTTGGCCTTGATGCCGAGTTGCTTGGCCTGGCGGATCATCGGGCCGGCCACCGCGTCCATGCCGCCGTAGAACACGACGTCAGGCTTGACGGCCTTCACTTTGGTCAGGATGGCGGTGAAGTCCGTAGCCTTGTCGGTGGTGAACTCGTGGGCCGCGACCTTGCCGCCAGCAGCCGCCACGCCCTTCTCGAACTCTTCGGCCACGCCCTGGCCGTAAGCCGTGCGATCGTCGATCACGGCGATCGACTTGCCCTTGAGCTGGGTGACCGAGTACTTGCCGAGCGTGCCGCCGAGGTGCACGTCATCAGCAACGACGCGGAAGGTGGTCTTGAAGCCCTGGCGGGTGAACTTGGGGTTGGTCGCCGACGGCGAGATCTGCGGGATGCCGGCGTCGCTGTAGATCTTCGAGGCGGGGATCGAGGTGCCCGAGTTCAGGTGGCCGACCACGCCGTTGACCTTGGAGTCGACCAGCTTCTGCGCGGCAGCGGTGCCTTGCTTGGGGTCGCCTGCGTCGTCTTCGGCGACCAGCTCGAACTTGACCTTCTTGCCGCCGATCGTCACGCCCTTGGCGTTCAGCTCTTCAATCGCGAGGCGGGCGCCGTACTCGTTGTCCTTGCCCAGGTGAGCGATGCCACCGCTGGTGGGACCCACGTGGCCGATCTTGATCACCGACGGGTCGGCAGCGGCAGCGGCCGGTGCCGAGGCGGGCGCCGAGGCGGCCGGAGCGGCGGCTTCTTCCTTCTTGCCGCAAGCCGACAACATCACCACGGCGATGCTGGCCACCGCGGAGAGCGCAAAGGTCGATCTCTTCATATAAGTGTTTCCTTGAGGGTTGGGAAAGCTGATGAGCAAAGCTTGTGCCTATGCCTGCTGTCTCAGACAGGCCGCCATGATCTCGAATCCAAAGGAAAAAGCAATACGAGGTGTTGCTCTAAAACACCCGCCGGCGTGGCGCCGTGAATCAGCGCTTTTGCAGCCGGTCGAGCTCGAGCGAGACCGCCCGGGCGACCATCTCGCGCAGGTTGGCCGCCAGCTGTGCGCGCATCTCGCGCACGAGGCTGTCGGTCATGCGGGCCAGCACCGGCGAGAGCGATTCGCGCAGGCGGTGCTCGAACATCAGGTCGAGCTGCTTGTCCAGGTCGGCCAGCACGCGCTGCACCACACGGGCTTCGTCGACGACAGCCACAGCGGGTGAGAACGCCGCCTGCACCGGCACGGCCGGGGCGGCCTGCACCGGCGGCACGTAGGGCTCCGGTCTGCCCATCGGCGTGGGCGCGGTCTCGGCGAACGCCGGGTTGACCGGCAGCGGCGGGAATTCGTCGACCTCGGGCACCGCTTGCGCCTTGGGCAACACCACGACCTCGGTGAGCACCGGGACGCGCTGCGGCGGCTGCTGCGGCGGAACGGTGGGCTTCACGACTGCGGCTCCTGCGCCACGTCGTGGCGGGCGATCTCATAGCCACGATCGCTGTAGTGTTTCCAACGGGCGCGGCCGGCCTGGCGGTCTTCCCCGTCGTGCGAGACCAGCTCGATCACACGGGCGAAGCCCTCGAAACCATCGACCAGCTCGTGGCCC
This genomic interval carries:
- a CDS encoding branched-chain amino acid ABC transporter substrate-binding protein → MKRSTFALSAVASIAVVMLSACGKKEEAAAPAASAPASAPAAAAADPSVIKIGHVGPTSGGIAHLGKDNEYGARLAIEELNAKGVTIGGKKVKFELVAEDDAGDPKQGTAAAQKLVDSKVNGVVGHLNSGTSIPASKIYSDAGIPQISPSATNPKFTRQGFKTTFRVVADDVHLGGTLGKYSVTQLKGKSIAVIDDRTAYGQGVAEEFEKGVAAAGGKVAAHEFTTDKATDFTAILTKVKAVKPDVVFYGGMDAVAGPMIRQAKQLGIKAKFMGGDGICTGELPKLAGGAMADGQVVCAEAGGVEGEAKAGLEEFKTKFKAKFNTDVQIYAPYVYDAVNVLVAAMVKADSADPAKYLPELAKTTDFKGVTGTISFDEKGDVKNGALTLYTYKGEKREQIAVVR